The sequence below is a genomic window from Ignavibacteriales bacterium.
TGAACATCGCGTAAGCAGAAGCAATTCCACTCTCCATTGCGACAAGCGCACCTCTCTGACGACTGACTATTTCACCTTTAAATGGTTCAAAGCAATGAAAGTTATGATGAAGAATTCCGGTACCTTTTGTATCAGTCATAAATTCATTCCTGTAGCCGATCAATCCGCGTGAAGGAATCATAAATTCAATACGGGTATTGTCATTAAAGGTGATCATATTTTTCATTTCACCTTTTCGTTTGCCAAGTTTTTCAATTACAATTCCGACAAACTCCTCAGGTACATCTATTATAACATGTTCTACCGGTTCAGAAAGAACATCGTGAATTCTTTTCATTATCACCTGCGGCTTACTCAGTTGAAGTTCATAGCCTTCACGCCGCATATTTTCAATCAGTATTGCTAAATGCAGTTCACCTCTTCCACTGACTTTAAAAACGTCGGGACTTTCTGTCATTTCAACTGTAAGACTTACGTTTGATTTTAATTCTCTCGAAAGCCTCTCACTTATATTCCTTGTAGTTACATATTTACCTTCCTGCCCTGCAAACGGTGAATTGTTAACCATGAAGTTCATAGTTATTGTCGGTTCATCAATGGTAACAAAAGGCAGTCCTTCAGGCTTTCTGGGGCTGGCAACTGTATCACCGATATCAACATCCTCCAGTCCGGCTATTGCTCCAATGTCACCGGCTGTGAGTGATTCTGCTTCAATACGTTTAATATTTTCGAAGGTATAAATTTTTGTAACCTTAGCATTTATCTTTTCACCTTCTCTCGTGATAAGTACAATATTCTCTCCGAGGTTGATCTTGCCTGAATGAATTCTTCCGATTCCTATCCTGCCGAGGTAATCATTGTAGTCAATTGCTGAAATCAACATTTGAAATTCCTCTTCAAGATTTGCCTCCGGAGCCGGTACATTTTTAATAATGGTTTCAAAAAGCGGAGTTAGATTTACGCCGTTATCATCGAGATTAATTTTAGCAATACCCTGTTTTGCAATTGCATAAACGAAAGGAAAATCAAGTTGTTCCTCAGTCGCGCCTAATGAAACAAAAAGATCAAAAACTTCATCAAGAACTTCATTAGGGCGTGCATCTTTTCTGTCAATCTTGTTAATAACTACGATTGGTTTAAGATTTAATTCCAAAGATTTTTTTAACACAAATTTCGTTTGCGGTAACGGACCTTCGGCCGCGTCTACAAGAAGCAAAACACCATCAACCATTCTTAGTGTTCTTTCAACTTCGCCGCCAAAATCCGCATGACCGGGAGTATCAATAATATTAATTTTAACATCGTTATAACTTATGCTGAGATTTTTTGCCAGGATAGTTATACCTCTCTCCTTTTCAAGTGCGTTTGAATCCATAATTCTTTTTTCAACCTGCTGGTTTGCTCTGAACGCGCCAGTCTGGTTAAGCATATGATCAACAAGAGTTGTTTTACCGTGGTCAACGTGTGCTATGATCGCAATATTCCTTATATCTTCTCTAACTTTTTTCACAAAGTCCTTTCAAATTTTTATTGGTGAATTACTTGCTTTAAAGGAAAGTCCCTGACCCCAAGGGGGTTCAGGTAATTAT
It includes:
- the typA gene encoding translational GTPase TypA, encoding MKKVREDIRNIAIIAHVDHGKTTLVDHMLNQTGAFRANQQVEKRIMDSNALEKERGITILAKNLSISYNDVKINIIDTPGHADFGGEVERTLRMVDGVLLLVDAAEGPLPQTKFVLKKSLELNLKPIVVINKIDRKDARPNEVLDEVFDLFVSLGATEEQLDFPFVYAIAKQGIAKINLDDNGVNLTPLFETIIKNVPAPEANLEEEFQMLISAIDYNDYLGRIGIGRIHSGKINLGENIVLITREGEKINAKVTKIYTFENIKRIEAESLTAGDIGAIAGLEDVDIGDTVASPRKPEGLPFVTIDEPTITMNFMVNNSPFAGQEGKYVTTRNISERLSRELKSNVSLTVEMTESPDVFKVSGRGELHLAILIENMRREGYELQLSKPQVIMKRIHDVLSEPVEHVIIDVPEEFVGIVIEKLGKRKGEMKNMITFNDNTRIEFMIPSRGLIGYRNEFMTDTKGTGILHHNFHCFEPFKGEIVSRQRGALVAMESGIASAYAMFKLQERSIFFIEPQTKVYEGMVVGENSRANDMLVNVTKTKQLTNMRASGADEAIRLEPPTILPLEQAIEWITDDEYVEVTPENIRIRKKYLTEMDKKNARLAAKQKEAALPS